A genome region from Fusobacterium simiae includes the following:
- the pflB gene encoding formate C-acetyltransferase has product MKAWRSFKDGDWQKNINVNDFIKQNYTEYTGDESFLEGPTENTKKLWDILSGMLKIEREKGIYDAETKIPSKIDAYGPGYIDKDLETIVGVQTDVPLKRAIFPNGGLRTVKSSLEAYGYKLDPATEEIYTKYRKSHNDGVFSAYTPQIREARHTGVITGLPDSYGRGRIIGDYRRVALYGVDRLIEERQKEFDAYDPEEMTEDVIRNREEMFEQLEALKALKRMGASYGFDIGRPAETAQEAIQWTYFGYLGAIKDQNGAAMSLGKTAGFLDVYIERDLKEGIITEKQAQEFIDHFVMKLRIVRFLRTREYDQLFSGDPVWVTESIGGMSNDGRSWVTKNAFRYLNTLYNLGTAPEPNLTILWSEKLPENWKKFCSKVSIDTSALQYENDDIMRPEFGEDYGIACCVSPMAIGKQMQFFGARANLPKALLYAINGGKDEMKKVQVTPAGQFERITGDYLDFDEVWEKYDKMLTWLASTYIKALNIIHYMHDKYSYEALEMALHSLDIKRTEACGIAGLSIVADSLAAIKYGKVRVIRDEDGDAVDYVVEQPYVPFGNNDDRTDELAVKVVRTFMNKIRSHKMYRDAEPTQSVLTITSNVVYGKKTGNTPDGRRAGTPFGPGANPMHGRDTKGAVASLASVAKLPFEDANDGISYTFAITPETLGKTDDEKKNNLVGLLDGYFKQTGHHLNVNVFGRELLEDAMEHPENYPQLTIRVSGYAVNFVKLTREQQLDVINRTISNKM; this is encoded by the coding sequence ATTGGCAAAAAAATATTAATGTTAATGATTTTATCAAACAAAACTATACTGAATATACTGGAGATGAATCATTCTTAGAAGGTCCTACTGAAAATACTAAAAAACTATGGGATATTTTAAGTGGAATGTTAAAAATTGAAAGAGAAAAAGGTATCTATGATGCTGAAACAAAAATTCCATCTAAAATAGATGCTTATGGACCTGGATATATTGATAAAGACCTAGAAACAATAGTTGGTGTTCAAACTGATGTTCCTTTAAAAAGAGCTATATTCCCAAATGGTGGGTTAAGAACTGTTAAAAGTTCATTAGAAGCATATGGATATAAATTAGATCCTGCAACTGAAGAAATATACACTAAATATAGAAAGAGTCACAATGATGGTGTTTTTTCTGCTTATACTCCTCAAATAAGAGAAGCTAGACATACTGGAGTTATAACTGGACTTCCTGATTCATATGGAAGAGGAAGAATCATAGGAGATTATAGAAGAGTTGCCCTTTATGGTGTTGATAGACTTATTGAAGAAAGACAAAAAGAATTTGATGCCTATGATCCTGAAGAAATGACAGAAGATGTCATTAGAAATAGAGAAGAAATGTTTGAACAATTAGAAGCATTAAAAGCATTGAAAAGAATGGGAGCTTCTTATGGTTTTGATATAGGAAGACCTGCTGAAACTGCTCAAGAAGCTATTCAATGGACTTATTTTGGCTATTTAGGAGCTATTAAAGATCAAAATGGTGCTGCAATGAGTTTAGGTAAAACAGCTGGATTCTTAGATGTATATATAGAAAGAGATTTAAAAGAAGGAATAATTACTGAAAAACAAGCTCAAGAATTTATTGATCACTTTGTTATGAAATTAAGAATAGTTAGATTTTTAAGAACTCGTGAATATGATCAATTATTCTCTGGAGACCCAGTATGGGTAACTGAATCAATAGGTGGTATGTCTAATGATGGAAGATCTTGGGTTACTAAAAATGCTTTTAGATATTTAAATACTTTATATAATTTAGGAACTGCTCCTGAGCCTAATTTAACAATCTTATGGAGTGAAAAATTACCAGAAAATTGGAAAAAATTCTGTTCTAAAGTTTCAATAGATACATCTGCTTTACAATACGAAAATGATGATATTATGAGACCTGAATTTGGTGAAGATTATGGAATAGCTTGTTGTGTTTCTCCTATGGCAATAGGAAAACAAATGCAATTTTTTGGAGCAAGAGCTAATTTACCTAAAGCATTACTTTATGCTATAAATGGTGGTAAAGATGAAATGAAAAAAGTTCAAGTAACACCTGCTGGACAATTTGAAAGAATTACTGGAGATTATTTAGATTTTGATGAAGTTTGGGAAAAATATGATAAAATGCTTACATGGCTTGCTTCAACTTATATAAAAGCATTAAATATTATTCACTATATGCATGATAAATATTCTTATGAAGCATTAGAAATGGCTTTGCACTCATTAGACATTAAAAGAACTGAAGCTTGTGGTATAGCTGGTCTTTCAATAGTTGCTGACTCACTTGCTGCTATTAAATATGGTAAAGTAAGAGTAATAAGAGATGAAGATGGAGATGCTGTTGATTATGTTGTTGAACAACCTTATGTTCCATTTGGAAATAATGATGACAGAACAGATGAATTAGCAGTTAAAGTTGTTAGAACATTCATGAATAAAATCAGAAGTCATAAAATGTATAGAGATGCTGAACCTACTCAATCAGTTCTTACAATAACATCAAATGTTGTTTATGGTAAGAAAACAGGAAATACTCCTGATGGAAGAAGAGCTGGGACTCCGTTTGGACCAGGAGCTAACCCTATGCATGGAAGAGATACTAAAGGAGCAGTTGCTTCTCTAGCATCAGTTGCAAAATTACCATTTGAAGATGCAAATGATGGAATTTCTTATACATTTGCTATAACTCCTGAAACTTTAGGAAAAACAGATGATGAAAAGAAAAATAATCTAGTTGGACTTCTTGATGGATACTTTAAACAAACTGGTCACCATCTAAATGTAAATGTATTTGGTAGAGAATTACTAGAAGATGCTATGGAACACCCTGAAAATTATCCACAACTTACAATAAGAGTTTCTGGATATGCAGTAAACTTTGTCAAATTGACTAGGGAACAACAATTAGATGTTATAAACAGAACTATTAGTAACAAAATGTAA
- the pflA gene encoding pyruvate formate-lyase-activating protein has product MQGYINSFESFGTKDGPGIRFVVFMQGCPLRCLYCHNVDTWELKDKNYIYTPEEVLAELNKVRAFLSGGITISGGEPLLQSSFVLEVFKLCKENGIHTALDTSGYIFNDQAKKVLEYTDLVLLDIKHIDKDMYKKITSVDLEPTLNFIKYLEEIKKPTWIRYVLVPGYTDDIKDLNDWAKFVSQFNVVKRVDILPFHQMAIYKWEKTNKEYKLKDTPTPNKEQIQKAEEIFKKYNLPLYKERD; this is encoded by the coding sequence ATGCAAGGTTATATAAATTCTTTTGAATCTTTTGGAACAAAAGATGGACCTGGGATAAGGTTTGTTGTTTTTATGCAAGGCTGTCCTTTAAGATGCTTATATTGCCATAATGTAGATACTTGGGAATTAAAAGATAAAAACTATATCTATACTCCAGAAGAAGTTTTAGCAGAACTCAATAAAGTTAGAGCTTTTTTAAGTGGAGGAATCACCATTTCTGGAGGAGAACCTTTACTACAATCATCTTTTGTATTAGAGGTTTTTAAACTTTGTAAAGAAAATGGAATACACACTGCCCTTGACACATCTGGATATATTTTTAATGATCAAGCAAAAAAAGTTTTAGAATATACAGATTTGGTTTTGTTAGATATTAAACATATAGATAAAGATATGTATAAAAAAATTACTTCTGTTGATTTAGAGCCTACACTTAATTTTATAAAATACTTAGAAGAAATTAAAAAACCTACTTGGATAAGATATGTTCTTGTTCCAGGTTATACTGATGATATAAAAGATTTAAATGACTGGGCTAAATTTGTATCACAATTTAATGTTGTTAAAAGAGTAGATATCCTTCCATTTCATCAAATGGCTATTTATAAATGGGAAAAAACAAACAAAGAATATAAATTAAAGGATACTCCAACTCCAAATAAAGAACAAATTCAAAAAGCAGAAGAAATTTTTAAAAAATATAATTTACCTTTATATAAAGAAAGAGACTAG
- a CDS encoding ArsR/SmtB family transcription factor, which yields MRTTKIVNSCDCDSVNKELVEKVKNKFPEDEILGDLSDFFKVIGDGTRIRILWALDVSEMCVCDIANVLNMTKSAVSHQLRALRDADLVKFRRSGKEVLYSLSDNHVKEIFEQGLVHIQEDKKGDE from the coding sequence ATGAGAACAACAAAAATTGTAAACTCCTGTGACTGTGATAGTGTTAATAAAGAATTAGTTGAAAAAGTAAAAAATAAATTTCCTGAAGATGAAATTCTTGGAGATTTATCAGACTTTTTTAAAGTTATAGGAGATGGAACAAGAATCAGAATACTTTGGGCATTGGATGTTAGTGAAATGTGTGTATGTGATATAGCAAATGTTTTAAATATGACAAAATCTGCTGTATCTCATCAACTGAGAGCTTTAAGAGATGCTGATTTAGTAAAATTTAGAAGGTCTGGAAAAGAAGTTCTTTATTCTTTATCAGATAACCATGTAAAAGAAATTTTTGAACAAGGTTTAGTACATATACAAGAAGATAAAAAAGGAGATGAATAG
- a CDS encoding cation transporter yields the protein MKKVFKLEGLDCAHCAAKIEEKVSKLEGVKSVVINFMTTKMTLESIDENFEEVIEKVKKLINEVEPDVNMVKA from the coding sequence ATGAAAAAAGTATTTAAATTAGAAGGATTGGATTGTGCTCATTGTGCAGCAAAAATTGAAGAAAAGGTTTCTAAATTAGAGGGAGTAAAATCAGTTGTAATTAATTTTATGACAACAAAAATGACTCTTGAAAGTATTGATGAGAATTTTGAAGAAGTCATAGAAAAAGTTAAAAAACTTATAAATGAAGTTGAACCTGACGTAAATATGGTGAAGGCATAA
- a CDS encoding heavy metal translocating P-type ATPase — MKKKKEIIIVISAILFAIALLVKMSQTLQLILMLVAYVLLGKDTVLKAVKNIEKGDFFDENFLMTVATLGAIMIGEYPEAVAVMLFYEVGELFQSYAINKSRKSIADMMDIKPEYANVIRDNKSKKVEPDEVQIGEIIEIKPGERVPLDAIIIKGESTLDTSALTGESIPVEVREGATILSGCININALIMAKVTKEYFDSTVNKVLDLVENAAAKKSTSERLITRFAKVYTPIVISLAVLLAIFPPIISREYNFKVWLFRALAFLVVSCPCAFVISVPLSFFSGIGAASRAGVLIKGGNYLEALSKVDTVVLDKTGTLTKGVFNVQKVVVVDENINKNEFISLVASAESGSNHPISKSIQKYYNKEIDKNSINSIKEISGKGVEAIINNKKILVGNEKLINVPNNISVDDIGTILYVEIDNKFTGYIVISDEIKKDSKKAIKGLKDIGIKKSIMLTGDVEKVGKKVSEDLGLDEVYTNLLPQDKVNKFEEIIKNKNSKGKVVFVGDGINDAPVLARADVGIAMGAMGSDAAIEAADVVIMTDEPSKIVTAIKSSKKTMKIAMQNIALAFGVKVIALILSALGIADMWMAVFADTGVTILAVLNSFRALKIENN; from the coding sequence ATGAAGAAAAAAAAGGAAATCATAATTGTTATTTCTGCAATATTATTTGCAATAGCACTATTAGTGAAGATGAGCCAAACTTTACAACTTATTTTAATGTTAGTAGCCTATGTTTTACTTGGAAAGGACACTGTTTTAAAAGCTGTAAAAAATATTGAAAAAGGGGATTTCTTTGATGAAAATTTTTTAATGACAGTAGCAACATTAGGAGCTATTATGATAGGAGAGTACCCAGAAGCTGTTGCAGTTATGCTTTTCTATGAAGTTGGAGAACTATTTCAAAGTTATGCAATCAATAAATCAAGAAAATCTATTGCAGATATGATGGATATTAAACCTGAATATGCTAATGTTATTAGAGATAATAAATCTAAAAAAGTTGAACCTGATGAAGTTCAAATTGGGGAAATAATAGAAATAAAACCTGGAGAAAGAGTTCCTCTTGATGCTATTATTATAAAAGGAGAATCTACTCTTGATACTTCTGCACTTACGGGAGAATCAATTCCTGTAGAAGTGAGAGAAGGTGCAACTATATTAAGTGGCTGTATAAATATAAATGCTTTAATAATGGCAAAAGTTACAAAAGAATATTTTGATTCAACAGTTAATAAAGTTTTAGATTTAGTTGAAAATGCTGCTGCAAAAAAATCAACATCTGAAAGACTAATAACAAGATTTGCAAAAGTATATACACCAATAGTGATTAGTTTAGCAGTATTACTTGCTATTTTTCCACCAATCATAAGTAGAGAGTATAATTTTAAAGTTTGGTTATTTAGAGCTTTAGCATTTTTAGTCGTATCTTGTCCTTGTGCCTTTGTAATCTCTGTTCCTCTAAGTTTTTTTAGTGGAATAGGTGCAGCTTCAAGAGCAGGAGTTTTGATAAAAGGTGGAAACTACTTAGAAGCATTATCAAAAGTTGATACAGTAGTTCTTGATAAAACTGGAACATTAACTAAGGGAGTTTTTAATGTCCAAAAGGTTGTAGTTGTTGATGAAAATATAAATAAAAATGAGTTCATTTCATTGGTTGCTTCTGCTGAGTCAGGTTCAAACCATCCTATATCAAAATCTATACAAAAATATTATAATAAAGAAATTGATAAAAATTCTATAAATAGTATAAAAGAGATTTCTGGTAAAGGTGTGGAAGCTATTATTAATAATAAAAAAATACTTGTTGGAAATGAAAAATTAATAAACGTTCCAAATAATATTTCTGTTGACGATATAGGAACTATTCTTTATGTAGAAATTGATAATAAATTTACTGGATACATAGTTATTTCAGATGAGATAAAGAAGGACTCTAAGAAAGCCATAAAGGGATTAAAAGACATAGGAATAAAAAAATCTATTATGCTTACTGGTGATGTTGAAAAAGTTGGTAAAAAAGTTAGTGAAGATTTAGGTCTTGATGAAGTTTACACAAATCTTTTACCACAAGATAAAGTAAATAAATTTGAAGAAATTATAAAAAATAAAAATTCTAAAGGAAAAGTAGTTTTTGTTGGTGATGGAATAAATGATGCTCCTGTACTTGCAAGAGCAGATGTTGGAATTGCTATGGGAGCTATGGGGTCTGATGCTGCAATAGAAGCTGCTGATGTGGTTATTATGACTGATGAACCCAGTAAAATTGTAACTGCAATTAAAAGTTCTAAAAAGACTATGAAAATTGCTATGCAAAATATTGCCTTAGCTTTTGGAGTAAAAGTTATTGCTCTTATTTTAAGTGCTTTGGGTATTGCAGATATGTGGATGGCAGTTTTTGCTGATACAGGTGTAACTATACTTGCAGTTTTAAATTCATTTAGAGCTTTAAAAATAGAAAATAATTAA
- a CDS encoding MetQ/NlpA family ABC transporter substrate-binding protein, which yields MKRKLLHCFIWLLTSISVFAGTLKVGATPVPHAELLNYLKSDLKKEGVDLKVVEFTDFVTINEALIDGELDANYWQHLPHLTLIMQKEKKTDLVAVTKVHVETIGLYSTKIKSIKDLKNGAKIAIPSDSTNEGRALILLHNNGIIKLKDPKNLLATPADIVSNPKKLKFQELDAALLPRTLDSVDGAIITANYALQAGFVPSKDAILLEDKNSPYVNVLVTRKKNQNNEDIKKLAKALNSEKARKFINEKYKGAVVPAF from the coding sequence ATGAAAAGAAAATTATTACATTGCTTTATATGGCTTTTGACTTCAATCAGTGTATTTGCAGGAACTTTAAAGGTTGGAGCAACTCCTGTGCCTCATGCAGAACTTTTAAACTATTTAAAGAGCGATTTAAAAAAAGAAGGGGTAGATTTAAAAGTTGTAGAGTTCACAGACTTTGTCACTATAAATGAGGCCTTAATTGATGGCGAATTAGATGCTAACTATTGGCAACATTTACCTCATTTAACTTTAATAATGCAAAAAGAAAAAAAGACTGACTTAGTTGCAGTAACTAAAGTACATGTTGAAACAATAGGACTTTATTCAACAAAAATAAAGTCAATAAAAGATTTAAAAAATGGTGCTAAAATAGCAATTCCAAGTGATTCTACAAATGAAGGAAGGGCTTTAATATTATTACATAATAATGGAATTATAAAATTAAAAGATCCAAAAAATTTGCTTGCTACACCAGCTGATATAGTTTCAAATCCTAAGAAATTAAAATTCCAAGAGCTAGATGCAGCATTACTTCCAAGAACTCTGGACAGCGTTGATGGAGCAATAATAACAGCTAACTATGCTTTACAAGCAGGTTTTGTTCCAAGTAAGGATGCAATACTTTTAGAAGATAAAAACTCACCTTATGTAAATGTTTTAGTGACAAGAAAAAAGAATCAAAATAATGAGGATATAAAAAAATTAGCTAAGGCTTTAAACAGTGAAAAAGCAAGAAAATTTATAAATGAAAAATATAAAGGAGCTGTTGTTCCAGCATTTTAA
- a CDS encoding O-acetylhomoserine aminocarboxypropyltransferase/cysteine synthase family protein: MIDKKKLAIETQLVQSLEEFEEGEARVVPLVQSTTFNYTNPDTLAELFDLKKLGHFYTRLSNPTVAAFENKMAILEKGVAALAFASGQAANTAAILNICKTGDHIVAISTLYGGTVTLLGSTLKNYGIETTFVNPEASEEEFKAAFRKNTKILFGETLGNPEMNVLDFEKIVRIAKEKDVPVIIDNTLASPYLCNPISYGVNIVIHSATKYIDGQGSVLGGIIIDGGNYNWDNGKFPALVEPDASYHNMSYYKTFGNLAYIIKARANILRDFGAALSPFNAFILLRGLETLHLRMERHSENALALANALEKNPNVTWVKYSKLPSHYAYKNAEKYLPKGGSGVILVGIKGGREGAEKFIKGLEWIRSVVHVGDSRTCVLHPASTTHRQLSEKELIECGALPEAVRINVGIENINDIITDIEQALAKL; the protein is encoded by the coding sequence ATGATAGATAAGAAAAAATTAGCAATAGAAACTCAATTAGTACAATCTTTAGAAGAATTTGAAGAAGGAGAAGCAAGAGTAGTTCCTTTAGTACAAAGTACTACTTTTAACTATACAAATCCAGATACATTAGCAGAATTATTTGACTTAAAGAAACTTGGACATTTCTATACAAGACTTAGTAATCCAACTGTTGCGGCTTTTGAAAATAAAATGGCCATACTTGAAAAAGGTGTTGCTGCTTTAGCTTTTGCTTCAGGACAAGCTGCTAACACTGCTGCAATATTAAATATTTGTAAAACTGGAGACCATATAGTAGCTATATCTACCCTATATGGTGGAACTGTGACTCTTTTAGGTTCAACACTTAAAAATTATGGAATTGAAACTACCTTTGTAAATCCTGAAGCCAGCGAAGAAGAATTTAAAGCAGCATTTAGAAAAAATACAAAGATATTATTTGGAGAAACATTGGGAAATCCTGAAATGAATGTTTTAGATTTTGAAAAGATAGTTAGAATTGCAAAAGAAAAAGATGTTCCAGTCATTATTGATAATACCTTGGCAAGTCCATATCTATGTAATCCAATTTCTTATGGAGTGAATATAGTAATACATTCAGCTACTAAATATATAGACGGGCAAGGAAGTGTCTTAGGTGGAATTATTATTGATGGTGGAAACTATAATTGGGACAACGGAAAATTTCCTGCATTAGTAGAACCTGATGCAAGTTATCATAACATGAGTTATTATAAAACTTTTGGAAATCTTGCATATATAATTAAAGCTAGAGCAAATATTTTAAGAGATTTTGGAGCGGCTTTAAGTCCATTTAATGCTTTTATCTTATTAAGAGGTTTAGAGACTTTACATTTAAGAATGGAAAGACATAGTGAGAATGCCTTAGCCTTAGCTAATGCTTTAGAAAAAAATCCAAATGTTACTTGGGTAAAATATTCAAAATTACCTAGCCATTATGCTTATAAAAATGCAGAAAAGTATTTACCAAAAGGTGGAAGTGGAGTAATTTTAGTAGGTATTAAAGGTGGTAGAGAAGGGGCAGAAAAATTCATTAAAGGTTTAGAATGGATAAGATCTGTTGTACATGTTGGAGATTCAAGAACTTGTGTATTACATCCTGCAAGTACTACTCATAGACAACTTAGTGAAAAAGAATTAATTGAATGTGGTGCATTACCAGAAGCAGTTAGAATCAATGTTGGTATTGAAAATATAAATGATATTATAACTGATATTGAACAAGCATTAGCTAAATTATAG
- a CDS encoding class I SAM-dependent methyltransferase encodes MKIKLDGVVETLLITLNVRAKDYKNPKSVLHDKKSFEIASQLDYDFSKFDGAWASYYGTLARAYIMDEEVKKFIEKNSDCAIVSIGCGLDTRFERVDNGKITWYNLDLPEVIETRKKFFKDNDRVINISKSLFDSDWTKEIVINNKELLIVAEGVIMYFDENDVKKFLEILVNNFDKFELHLDLLYKGTIKMSSKHDTLKKMNNVKFKWGVKDGSEVVKLEPKLKQIGLINFTKKMGKILPFSKKIFIPIFWLMNNRLGMYTYNK; translated from the coding sequence ATGAAAATAAAACTTGATGGAGTTGTGGAAACACTTCTTATAACATTAAATGTAAGAGCAAAAGATTATAAAAATCCTAAATCTGTGTTACATGATAAAAAATCCTTTGAAATAGCTTCTCAATTAGATTATGATTTTTCAAAGTTTGATGGAGCTTGGGCTAGTTATTATGGAACATTAGCTAGAGCATATATAATGGATGAGGAAGTTAAAAAATTTATAGAAAAAAATTCAGATTGTGCTATTGTTTCAATAGGCTGTGGACTTGATACAAGATTTGAGAGAGTTGATAATGGAAAAATAACTTGGTATAATCTTGATTTACCAGAAGTTATAGAAACAAGAAAAAAATTCTTTAAAGATAATGATAGAGTTATAAATATTTCAAAATCACTTTTTGACTCTGATTGGACTAAGGAAATTGTAATTAATAATAAAGAATTGCTTATAGTTGCTGAAGGAGTTATTATGTATTTTGATGAAAATGATGTAAAGAAATTTTTAGAAATATTAGTTAATAATTTTGATAAATTTGAATTACATTTAGATTTACTGTATAAAGGAACGATAAAAATGAGCTCCAAACATGATACATTAAAAAAGATGAATAATGTAAAATTTAAATGGGGAGTAAAGGATGGTAGTGAAGTTGTAAAATTAGAACCTAAATTAAAGCAAATAGGTCTTATTAACTTTACAAAAAAAATGGGAAAAATTTTACCTTTCTCAAAAAAAATATTTATTCCAATTTTTTGGCTTATGAATAATCGTTTAGGAATGTATACATATAATAAATAG
- a CDS encoding MFS transporter, whose translation MQSRESNIKLLLLGRAISLFGNTIYLIVLPLYILNITQNLKTTGIFFALINLPAIIVSPLIGTLIEKFNKKNIILICDFLTSILYFILFLYFKNFNSLIFLLLISLIINIISKFFEIASKVLFSEINTPETLEKYNGLQSFIENTIMIIGPVIGTYLFATFDFNFILIVVSLGYFLSFLQELFIKYEKNTSLVEEKSSFLKDFKEGLNYIRNNKIIFNFFILVMFLNFFIANNDEIINPGILIKKYEISEKLFGFSATSYGLGSIVAGIFIYYNKKFKFLKKLKLLFILNSALMCLLGLLSIILFNYNHYIYFIVFIFFQFLIGMITTFVNVPLISSFQKNVEIRYQSRFFSVLSFFSSGLIPLGILYAGYLSSYIGADITYIIDNIIIIIIVYLVFNNIKETIAN comes from the coding sequence GTGCAGAGTAGAGAAAGTAATATAAAACTGTTATTGTTAGGTAGAGCAATATCTTTATTTGGAAATACAATCTATCTGATAGTTTTACCATTATATATATTAAATATTACTCAAAATTTAAAAACAACAGGTATTTTCTTTGCTTTAATTAACCTCCCTGCAATAATTGTTTCACCACTTATAGGAACACTAATAGAAAAATTTAATAAAAAGAATATAATTTTGATATGTGATTTTTTAACTTCGATTTTATATTTTATTCTATTTCTATATTTTAAAAATTTTAATTCTTTAATTTTTTTACTTTTAATTTCATTAATTATAAATATTATTTCAAAATTTTTTGAAATAGCATCTAAGGTATTGTTTTCAGAGATTAATACTCCTGAAACACTTGAAAAATATAATGGTTTACAAAGTTTTATTGAGAATACAATTATGATTATTGGACCAGTTATTGGAACCTATTTATTTGCTACATTTGATTTTAATTTTATTTTAATAGTGGTGTCTTTAGGATATTTCTTATCTTTTTTACAGGAGCTATTTATAAAATATGAAAAAAATACAAGTTTAGTAGAAGAGAAATCTAGTTTTTTAAAGGATTTTAAAGAGGGATTAAATTATATAAGAAATAATAAAATTATTTTTAATTTTTTTATATTAGTTATGTTTTTAAATTTTTTTATAGCTAATAATGATGAGATAATCAATCCAGGAATTCTAATTAAAAAATATGAAATATCTGAAAAATTATTTGGATTTTCAGCTACTTCTTATGGACTAGGTAGTATAGTTGCAGGAATTTTTATTTATTATAATAAAAAATTTAAATTTCTTAAAAAATTGAAGTTATTATTTATTTTAAATAGTGCTTTGATGTGTTTATTAGGTTTATTATCTATAATATTATTTAATTACAATCACTATATATATTTTATAGTATTTATATTTTTTCAGTTTCTAATTGGAATGATAACTACCTTTGTAAATGTTCCATTGATATCTTCATTTCAAAAAAATGTTGAGATTAGATATCAAAGCCGTTTTTTCTCAGTTTTATCATTTTTTTCTAGTGGTTTAATTCCTTTGGGGATTTTATATGCAGGGTATTTATCATCATATATTGGTGCTGATATCACATATATTATTGATAACATAATTATCATAATCATAGTTTATTTAGTTTTTAATAATATAAAAGAAACTATTGCAAATTAA
- a CDS encoding L-lactate dehydrogenase produces MLQTKKVGIVGVGHVGSHCALSMLLQGVCDEMVLMDIIPEKAKAHAIDCMDTISFLPHRAIIRDGGIQELSKMDVIVISVGSLTKNEQRLEELKGSLEAVKSFVPDVVKAGFNGIFVTITNPVDIVTYFVREISGFPKNRVIGTGTGLDSARLKRILSEVTNIDSQVIQAYMLGEHGDTQVANFSSATIQGVPFLNYMKTHPEQFKGIKLSVLEKQVVRTAWDIISGKNCTEFGIGCTCSNLVKAIFHNERRVLPCSAYLDGEYGYSGFYTGVPAIIGSNGVEEILELPLDERERKGFENACAVMKKYIEIGKSYKIV; encoded by the coding sequence ATGTTACAAACAAAAAAAGTTGGAATTGTTGGAGTTGGTCATGTTGGAAGTCACTGTGCATTATCTATGTTATTGCAAGGTGTGTGTGATGAAATGGTTTTAATGGATATCATTCCAGAAAAGGCAAAAGCTCATGCAATAGATTGTATGGATACTATAAGTTTTCTTCCACATAGGGCTATTATTCGTGATGGAGGAATACAAGAACTTTCAAAAATGGATGTAATTGTAATTAGTGTTGGAAGTTTGACCAAAAATGAGCAAAGACTTGAAGAATTAAAAGGTTCATTAGAAGCTGTAAAAAGTTTTGTTCCTGATGTTGTAAAAGCAGGGTTTAATGGAATTTTTGTTACTATAACTAATCCAGTTGATATAGTAACTTATTTTGTGAGAGAAATTTCAGGTTTTCCAAAAAATAGAGTTATAGGAACAGGAACAGGTTTGGATAGTGCAAGACTTAAAAGAATTTTAAGTGAAGTAACAAATATTGATAGCCAAGTTATTCAAGCATATATGTTAGGTGAACATGGAGATACACAAGTAGCAAACTTCTCAAGTGCTACAATACAAGGAGTTCCTTTCTTAAATTATATGAAAACACACCCAGAACAATTTAAAGGAATAAAACTTTCAGTTTTAGAAAAACAAGTAGTTAGAACAGCTTGGGATATTATTTCTGGAAAAAATTGCACAGAGTTTGGAATAGGATGTACTTGTTCTAATTTAGTTAAAGCAATTTTTCATAATGAAAGAAGAGTTTTGCCATGTAGTGCTTATTTAGATGGAGAATATGGATATTCTGGTTTTTATACAGGAGTTCCAGCTATTATTGGAAGTAATGGAGTAGAAGAAATTTTAGAGCTTCCTTTAGATGAAAGAGAAAGAAAAGGATTTGAAAATGCTTGTGCTGTAATGAAAAAATATATTGAAATTGGAAAATCTTATAAAATAGTATAA